From the Patescibacteria group bacterium genome, the window TCTTGGGGCAGGAACAATCTAGAAGCTGCGAATAATTATAAAACTCTGAATAGTATTCTCGTCAACTATCAATCACTATCTCAAACAAGATTATTTTCCTAACCTCTCCATTACTTGCTGATATCCCTGTCGAGCATATTGGAGAGCACTATCATAAACTGGTCTGGCCGTGTTAGGAATTTTTTTCTCGAATTTCAAAATTACCTCCTCATGTTTGAGAGTCGCCTGAGATAATTTCTCTAAAAGCTCTGTGGTTTCCTTACCGGCTTCTTTAGCTACTTTTTCTTGACTAACCGCTTGCTCTAAGTATTTCTCGGCCTTAGTTAAAGTGGTTATCCCTAAATCAATTTTATTGATATTAATTAAAGCCTCAGCTGCCAAAAGACGCTTATCAGCAAACTTTAGATAAAGTTCAGCCTTTTTCAAAGAATCAGTCGTCAAAAAAAGCCAAATTTTATCCCTAATCATTTTTAAAGGATATAAAAGATGATCAGGCAGAATTCCAGTATAAAGAGTGCCGCCCCAGTGAAGATCATAATCGACTTTATTGACTTCTTCAGTTGCCTGCCCTGGAACTGAACCGGCGGTTTCTTCACCTTCGATTAACAAAACACTGTCTTCGCCAGTTGTTTGAGCCGCTGTCTGCCAGATTGAAGCGCCCAAAATTCCGGTTGCAAAAACTAATAAAGCTAATACTAAAATCGCTTTTCTCAAGATTTTCATCTTTTCACCCCCTTTCTTAGAAAAGAAGTATTTAAATTATTACAACAAATATTGATTCAAGACAATCCCTGATTCTCAACAAATTTCTTAAAACTTCTGTCATAAGTTTTTTCTAATTCTTTTGAAAAACAACAAGCCGGTAATTCATTATTAGCTAGATGATGTTTTAGGCAATCACAACACTTCCCTTTTCTTGGGCAACCGGGATAAGTACAAGGACAGTCTTTTAAATTCTCGTCAATTTTGCAGTCCATTAATCAATTACCTAAATAGAATGATTGGCCAACTCCAGAAGACATGCATTAGAATGGCAGAAAGAATATTTTCGCTTCTTCCAAAAACAAAAGCCGCCCCAAAACCATAAACAAAAACAAAGAAGAGATAAGCGATCATAATCATGGGCGCATAACTCAAAACAAAAAGGCCAATCGGCAAATGAATCAGGGCAAAAAGAAAGGCGGAAACTAAATTAGCTAACCACTCATTCTGCCAAATCCGCCACAAACGCGTAAAAATATAACCTCGGAAAACTATTTCTTCACTAAAAGCAGTCACAAAAGAAAGAAGAATTAAACCAATTAAGCTCAAGGGCGAATAATTTAATTCGGGCAAATGAAGGCCTTGATATTTGAGAATATTCGTCATCAAGCCCTCGGCCGCAAAAATAACCCCTAAACCAACTCCCCAATAGATAGCCGGAAAAAGATTCTTTTTAGTCAACCCCAAGGAAGCTAATTTTTCTTTCTCGACCTGACGGACCAGCCAAAAGGTCGGCAACAACCAAATCAGTGGCTTGAAAATTAGTTCTTCGACCCATTGAGGGAAAATTTCAGGAAAATAGCGATAAAGGGACCAAAAAGCAAAAATAAAACAAAAAAGAGAAAAGACGTGTTTAATTGAAAGCTGGCCATGATGAAGAACCTTACCAAAAAATTTCTGGAATATCATTTTTCGAATCAATTATACATCTTGCTTATAACTTGTCTAATTTCCTTTTCAATAAAATTATACAAAGTCTAATGATATAATGTAAAGCTATGAAATCAGTTAAGAGAAAATTAAGCAGTCTGAAAAAAACAATTGACCGAAAAATCAAGAAGTTACCTATTAAAGAAGGTTACCAACAATTTTTCTTGGCTAACTGGCTTTTAATTTTAATTTTTCTTTTCCTCGGTATTTTCCTCTATTTTTTTATTTTCAAAGACCTTCCTCTGCCCACTCGTTTGGGTTCAGAAGCTTTTCCTGCCTCGACCTCAATTTTTGATCGTAACGGTCATCTTTTGTATGAAATTTACATAGAGAAAAATCGGGTGCCGGTTGAACTAGAAGTTTTACCTGATTATGTTAAACAAGCAACGATTGCCATTGAAGATAAAAACTTTTACCAACATCGTGGTTTTGCTTTTGAGGGAATTTTGCGGGCTGTCACCAAAATTGTTTTTAAACACAAACTTCAAGGTGGTTCAACTATTACCCAACAACTAGTTAAAACTGCTCTCTTGACGCCAGAGCGGACTATTCGCAGAAAAATTAGAGAGGCTCTTTTGGCGATGATCACCGAAATTATCTATTCCAAAGACCAAATTTTAGAAATGTATCTTAATCAAGTCCCTTATGGAGGTACTGCTTATGGTATTGAGGCCGCCTCCCAAACCTATTTTAATAAACATGCCAAAGATTTAAGTTTGGCCGAGATGACTCTTTTAGCCGGTTTGCCGGCAGCTCCAACCCGCTACTCCCCGTTTGGCGCCCATCCGGAAGTGACCAAAAATAGACAAAAATTAGTCTTAGGCAGAATGGTCGAAGATGGCTATATTACCGAAGAAGAAAGAAAAGCGACTGAAGAAGAAGAACTAGAATATGCTCCAGCCACGGTTGGCATTAAAGCTCCCCATTTTGTTCTTTATGTTAAGGAATTATTAGTCGAAGAATATGGCGAACAATTAGTCGAACAAGGAGGTTTAAAGGTCACCACCACTCTTGATCTTGAAATTCAAGACTTTGCCCAAGAGGTAGTCGCTACCGAAGTGGCAGATTTAGAAGAAAGAAAATTAAACATTCATAATGGTGCTGCCTTGGTGACCAACCCCCAAACTGGTGAAATTCTTGCCATGATTGGCTCTCATGATTACTTTGATGAAGAATATGATGGTAAAGTCAACGTAACTTTAAGTCGCCGGCAACCTGGCTCGTCCATTAAACCAATTAATTATGCTCTTGGTCTAATGAAAGGGGTGATTACACCGGCGACGGTCATTAATGATGTCCCCACTTGTTTCAGTGTTCCTGGTCAAAAACTTTATTGCCCAGTTAATTATGACGGCCAATTCCATGGTCCGGTTCAGGCTCGCTTTGATCTAGGTAACTCCTATAATCTCCCTGCCGTCAAAGTTTTAGCCCTGAATGGCTTGGAAGATTTTGTGGCCACCGCCTCAGCGATGGGAATTACAACTTTCGAAGATCCTTCTAACTATGGTCTCTCTATCACTCTTGGGGGTGGCGAGGTGAGAATGATTGATATGGCTACCGCTTTTTCCGCTTTTGCTAATTTAGGAATTCGTCAAAATGTCTATGCGATTGAAAAAGTCGAAGACCGCCACGGCAAAACTCTCTATCAAAAAAAAGAACAGGAGGGTGAGCGCGTCTTGCCTATGGAAGTTGCTTATCTCATCTCTCATATTCTCCTAGATAATAATGCCCGATCGGCTGCCTTTGGCGCTTCCTCTTATCTCAATATTAAAGACCACCCTGAAGTTTCGGTCAAAACGGGAACAACTAATGACAAACG encodes:
- a CDS encoding DUF5667 domain-containing protein; protein product: MKILRKAILVLALLVFATGILGASIWQTAAQTTGEDSVLLIEGEETAGSVPGQATEEVNKVDYDLHWGGTLYTGILPDHLLYPLKMIRDKIWLFLTTDSLKKAELYLKFADKRLLAAEALININKIDLGITTLTKAEKYLEQAVSQEKVAKEAGKETTELLEKLSQATLKHEEVILKFEKKIPNTARPVYDSALQYARQGYQQVMERLGK
- a CDS encoding PBP1A family penicillin-binding protein, whose protein sequence is MKSVKRKLSSLKKTIDRKIKKLPIKEGYQQFFLANWLLILIFLFLGIFLYFFIFKDLPLPTRLGSEAFPASTSIFDRNGHLLYEIYIEKNRVPVELEVLPDYVKQATIAIEDKNFYQHRGFAFEGILRAVTKIVFKHKLQGGSTITQQLVKTALLTPERTIRRKIREALLAMITEIIYSKDQILEMYLNQVPYGGTAYGIEAASQTYFNKHAKDLSLAEMTLLAGLPAAPTRYSPFGAHPEVTKNRQKLVLGRMVEDGYITEEERKATEEEELEYAPATVGIKAPHFVLYVKELLVEEYGEQLVEQGGLKVTTTLDLEIQDFAQEVVATEVADLEERKLNIHNGAALVTNPQTGEILAMIGSHDYFDEEYDGKVNVTLSRRQPGSSIKPINYALGLMKGVITPATVINDVPTCFSVPGQKLYCPVNYDGQFHGPVQARFDLGNSYNLPAVKVLALNGLEDFVATASAMGITTFEDPSNYGLSITLGGGEVRMIDMATAFSAFANLGIRQNVYAIEKVEDRHGKTLYQKKEQEGERVLPMEVAYLISHILLDNNARSAAFGASSYLNIKDHPEVSVKTGTTNDKRDNWTIGYNPSKLVAVWVGNNDNTPMSYVASGITGASPIWNQIMTYALKDMEQEWPMKPEGVVGANVCALSGKMPNPDSPCETRFEYFIEGMVPSETENLKTFIEIDKTTGQMANEKTPPENRELQEHQVIYDPLGAPYCLDCIPPTEAMIISPYLPLPSQTSPSPQP
- a CDS encoding type II CAAX endopeptidase family protein, with the translated sequence MIFQKFFGKVLHHGQLSIKHVFSLFCFIFAFWSLYRYFPEIFPQWVEELIFKPLIWLLPTFWLVRQVEKEKLASLGLTKKNLFPAIYWGVGLGVIFAAEGLMTNILKYQGLHLPELNYSPLSLIGLILLSFVTAFSEEIVFRGYIFTRLWRIWQNEWLANLVSAFLFALIHLPIGLFVLSYAPMIMIAYLFFVFVYGFGAAFVFGRSENILSAILMHVFWSWPIILFR
- a CDS encoding DUF6485 family protein → MDCKIDENLKDCPCTYPGCPRKGKCCDCLKHHLANNELPACCFSKELEKTYDRSFKKFVENQGLS